Part of the Rhinopithecus roxellana isolate Shanxi Qingling unplaced genomic scaffold, ASM756505v1 contig79, whole genome shotgun sequence genome is shown below.
TGATTTCTGATTTGTTAGTATACTGCTcatattcacatatttaaagcaaaaaagctagatagaaaataaatgagtGGGTTATTCTGGAGCTTTCTTGGACAATCATAAAAATATGCTTCATGATACTTCTGTAAAGGCAGATCTGGTTTTTTGAATGTGTAGTATAACTGGCATAGAAATTCTGGCAGAATAAATCAGTTATACAGGAGACTACAACATTCCTCAAACCAATATAACACTACAGAAATTGAAAACACgcaaatataaacgtaatagcaacataaagagaaaaaaatttgaaaaatggtCTGCTGTCTTTCCTTATCCATCACTccttttcaaagaaataagacattaaaatgttaacagcatACAGAAAACTGGCTAAAGTTGTTTGGAGCAAGagcaataaaacaacaaagaaaaccactaacacagaaacatttttgcttgtgactaaacaaaacaaacaacgaggttttgtttttattttttttctatctgtaaaaagaaaacacagaaaattatacCCCATGTGGCTGAACTTTCTGAAAATTCCAATCAAAGCCAGTTGTCAAAGGCAGGTAATAACATTCTAGAATTACAGGTTGCTAACAGACACATTCCCACAACTTCAACTGCACTGGCAGGGTGACTGATCTATCTTGCAGCCTCCAGCAATTTAAACGTATTCTTGTTTTTGGTATTCCAAACTAATAGGCACTTTGAATCTGTGACATGGTTTTCTTACCATGACATAATGCCGCTGCATCTCTGTCTTCTCACTGGCGAGTTTCTCACATTCCAGCTTCAGACTGTTCAAGACATAAGATACTCTAAGTACAATGATCTTAACTTACATCCTTCAActtttaaacacatattttaaatctcacttaaaaacaactaaatcAACAATCTTAAATAAATACCCCCATCATTATGGAAAGGGAAGTTCAGGAAGGGGGTCACTGGAACCAGTCTGGACTTGCCCCTTCAATAAGGATCGTATacgtggtttttgtttttaggattttttttttaattaagttttaaGGAAACAAATCCTCTAATCAGTTTAATTCAGGAACTTCCTCCAGAATTGAATATTCACTTAATAAAACAAACACGAAAATAAACCTCAATAATGACTGCACATACAAGCACAAATAAGTCCTCCAAAATGTCACAAGGGAGTTTCTTTAATGTTCTACAAACAGATTAATGGAAATACGAATCAAGCATGTCTTATGAATGatgtcttgttttttttccctccaaaacaCACAGACAAGTGGAATACCACCACCCAGGGGCAAAGTGTCAATCGGGTTCAGTGGCTTGTTTTGGTTCTTGTATTTATGAAATAAGAATTAGGCATCATTAAAAAGCCAGCCAAAGAAAAATGTCTCAAAGGCACCCTAAGTCTAAAAATCGTCTAtaagatgaaaacatttttttcagcatAAAAGTAATGAAATCGCCCACTCCGACTTCCCTGGGCTCTCAGCTCTTCAGTGGAATGGCAGAAAGAAGTGAGAAGGAACCAAGTCCGGAGTAATAAAGAACCAAGGATGTCAAAAGGCCTCAGAATCTCCCCAACCTTTCATTCTCCTGGCCCCAATAAATCAATATCGAAAGTTTGGCCTCAGCGTTTTCCAAGTCTCCCCAGTTTCGATTGTTCTGCCTTCTTTTTATTTAgggtagaaaaaagaaatgtttaatttatttacacCTGCCTAAGGAAGGAGGCCTTGATTTGCCCTTTCTGCCCAccgagaaaaaaaaataataatacctttgTGACGCCCCCACAAAAAAGGAGGagggtgtttgtgtgtatttgtggggGAGACAAGAGCTAAGCAAACAGGAGGATCAGCTAAAGTCAATATCGTTACCTGTGGTATTGAGCCTGTAAAAACTGAAACTCTTCCTTAATCCGATCACAGGATTCGGAAATTGTAAATTTAAAGGGTTGAGCAGGCTGATGCGGTGCCTgaagaacaacaataaaatatttaattagccCACATCACAGGCGAAGCAGGGAGACGGAGAAAACATACCACGCGGCGTTAGCGGGGAGTTGGGGGGGTCATCGCGCACGCAAGCAAAGAGCGATTAAAACTCTCCTCCCGCAACCCTCCTCGCGCCCAACAGCCCAGACAGGGGCTGGTTTCGAGGTGGTCCCGGGCCTCCGCGTACTCCCGCCCGCAGCCCTCCCCTCCGCGCCCCGGGACCCCAAGGGTTCGAGCCCCATCTCCCCTCCCCGGCCAAAGACAGGCGCCCAGGGACCCGCGCGCCGCCCCCACTCCCTCCTCACCCGGAATCGAAACTGGCCCGTCGGGGGTACCCGCGCCATGGCGTCGGGCTGCGGTCAGGCCGGGGAAGGAGGGGGGCGGCAGCCACCCTCTCGGCTCGTTCtttcgctcgctcgctcgctcgcccCGCGGGCCCGCGGCGCGAGGGGCCGGCGCCCCGCCACTTCCGAGCCGCAGCAGCCAGCCCGCAGCGCCGCCGCCGAGGGCGCCCTCCCCGCCCGGGCGCGGAGTCGCGCCCTCCTTCATCGCtcgccgccccccccccccccccccccgaggGAGTCGCGGCGCGGGGACCGCAAACGGCTCGGCGCGGCTTCCAGGGGCTTCAAagacaacaataagaaaatggctACAACTCAATTGCCTCTCCGCACCCCCTCCGAGGGCCACACACGCCGGGGGTTGGGGGTGATGGCTGGCGGGCGGCTCCCGACGCGGGGCGCCGATTTCGGGCGGCTCTCCACGCCCCTCCGGCCAAAAGACACAACTCGGTGCGCAGGGGGCGACGCGGAGGAATCCCCCAGCGCCCGGCGAGCCCGCGCCCCGCTGCCCGCACTCACCGGGTGTCTGGTCTGCGGGTACATCTTGCTCAGGTCGCGAATCATCCAAGCCGATTTAGTTGGCTGCGCTCGGCAGAGGCGCGCGGCTCATTGGCTTTAATGGCCCCGAGGAGGAGGCGGCCGCGGCGGCAGAGGCGGCCGGCTCGGTCGAGGGGCGGCTCGGGCGGTCCCGGCCCCCGCCGGGTCTCGCGTGACACGGGCGGCAGGGAACGCGCGGCGGCGGCTGGGTGCCGGCAGCCGGGCCGCTCCGCAATTCCCCGCGGGCGTCACTGGCCCGCCGCGGGCATTGTCCGGCGGCGCGTCTCCCGAGGCAACGCTCCGACGTTCAGCTCCGCCGAGGCGCACCCGCCGAGCCCGGCCGCCGCGGCCGCCGCTCACCCAGCCGGGAAAGTGCGAGCTCCGCGCCCCACCGCCCGCCGGCAGCGCCGCTCGCTCGCTCTGCGTTCCCACTCCaaacttttttatttgtcttttaattggttgTTATTCCTCCGAATGAATGATCTTTCTTCTTCCACTAAAAGCAAACACAAACTCCTTTGGTTCGGAAGAGGTCTCGGCGGTGCTTTTTGGTTTCTCTGGaggattttttttcacttcacaGCAACGATCTTTTAAAGGCACCTTTTAGCTTCTTTTACCACAtctcatttccttatttttcttcctttcctgttttctttgtcttttttttaacccCAAATGAAggggattataaaaataaaagagtgaaacgcttgcggctttttttttttttaattctctctccTTTCAAACTCTGCGAACACCACCTCAAAATAATATACAAGTGTGTGAGAAATGGGGAAGAAAGCAGCCAACAACCCAAACACCCGCTCAGAACAGCTCTAACAACACGCTCTGTGTAGGTGACTTCTTTGACCAAATTTAGCAGCAGCTAATCATTAACATTCTGATACATATTCACAATCTTCAGCGGAGGGGGCCGTGGAGCATCGCGGGAGATGTAGTCCGCCCCGGGCGACCCTGCCTGAAAATACTGCCAGATTGACTACAATCACCGGCCCGCCACGCGAGCGCTCTGGGGCGCTCTCCAAGCGCTCCGCCCACTCCCTTTGCGGTAGGCGTCtccagcaaccaatcagaggtgGGTGAACATTAATCGCCCTTCTGTGTTAGTGCCCATCATTTCACTGCTGACAAATGGCAAGCCAGCGGGAGGAGCCAACCCAGCTGAAACCCAAGTGGGGGCCGGGCGTCGCCTGTAGCTCCGACCAATTAACGAAGAGGAATGAGGTTGCGGAGGCGGGGCTGAGATGGCCCGCCCAAGGCGGAGCTTGCGCCTTGGCTGACGTTCCTTAGCGCGAGCGTGTCGAACCGGGGAACATTTGTTCAGCTGTCAATCAAAGTAACGTGGGGCTGAGAGAATCCGCGGCTGCTGCTGTGCTGCTGCCCCTGGCTGCATCTCAGAATTAGGTGTTGGTGGCGGTGGGTGGCGGCAAAATAAAGAGGGTGGAGGGGCGGTGAGCCTGGGGCTGGTCAGAAGATCTCCTTCCGAGTCTCGTCCTCCCGCCCACCCATCTCCCAACCCAGACACCTTCGGCCCCTTGCTCCGCAGCCGCGCCAGGAATGCGGACTAATTAGGGTCCAATGTCTCCTTAAAGAGACAAGCTCGGCCTTGTGTAACGCGCCGAAACCCCTGTTGAGACGAGAGAGGGAGGATCACGCTGATCCCACATCGTTCGGTTCACATCAATTTTACGCGCCGCTGGAGCCGGCATAATTTTCCGTGTGAACGCGGACTCGGTCCCCTGTTCTTGTTTAGAGCCAGAGATGGAGTCGCGAGATGCTGgctggggccggggccggggccgcggGGTGGGCGGGGAGCTCGTCCCTCCGAGCCCTGCGGGAGCTGTGATTGCCATTTAGTCCCGAAACagacctccctccctccacccccggGGGCACTCGGAGAGAAAGCGCATCCCGACGCTCCATCAGGGGATCGCAGGGCAGTAACCGTGGGGTCTCCGGGTGAGGCTGAAGATCCGGGAATCAGAGACGCTGGATCTCCAAAGAAACTTTGCCGATTGGGCCACGTGAACCCCGCAGACGGTCGGTACTGAACAGAGCAGGCCGACGGGGCACGGTTAGAAAAAGCCCCTGCGCTCCCTGGGACGTTCCCTCCCCCAGATCAGTACCAAGACTGCTCCCCTTTTTCCCGCTTGGGAGAAGCAAGTCAAGTTTATCCCCGTTAAAACAGAGCAGGATGCCACGCGGGCCCGAGAGATGGCGGCAAGGTGGGGGTGGCCCTAGGGGCAGATgctgggggaggagagaaaggggcaGCCATGGCTGAGGAGGGGCACCCCTAGGGAGGGGCCTGGGAAATGAGGGCGGCCCCCGTCAGTGCACCCTTCCATCCTTAGTCCGTGTCCAGCTGGGGGCAGCGCCCCAGTTCAAGGGGAGGCCGCGGAGGCTCGCAGTCTTTCCTAGCGAGCCTAATCTTGGGGACAGGGAAAAAATTCGGAAAAAGTCAAGAAGAGTATTGGCTAATGTAACAGACTGGGTTTTAGACGTTTATTTCTAGGCGTGCTTGCCTACTGTAACTTGACCTGTTGGATGAGATGATGCCGCCGGTTCGGCGTTAGTGGAAAACTATTCTTAATGATATCCCTTTCCTCAGTGGACGACTCAGTGACTTAATGTCCAACCTAGCACGTTCTGTGAACCTCCGTTCTGGCCACTGCAGTGAGCTGGCGCAAAGGAAGGCTCTGGTGGTCTTCACCTGCCTCTAATTTCATACTAAAAACCCGGAGCCAAAGTTCACAGAATGTTTCAATTCGgcaaattttttcttctgcatccCCGAAATAAGAGGACAGATAACTCCTTTTGGCAGTTTTCTGAACCTCTGCTGTTCCATacctagccacatgtggctgataagcacttgaaatgtgtccaattcaaaatgagatgtgCTATAAGTACACATATATGTGGGATTTTGAgcaaattaatgtgaaaaaacTGCAGCTCCATAATTTATAGTTATGTCAAAATTGTGATATTTTGAATCACtcaaaaatattagtaaaatgaatttgtctgtttctatttattttattgtattgatgGGGGTTTTcctgtgttgcctaggcaggCCTCAAACTCTtaagctcaagctatcctcctgcttcagcctccagcctccagtgttgtggggactacaggcacacactaacttttttttttttttttttttttttttttgagacagcgtttggctcttgttgcccaggctgaagtgcaatggcgcgatctcggctcacgcaacctccgcctcccaggttcaagcgattctcctgccaccacgcccagctaattttttatttttagtagagacggggtttctccatgttgatcaggctggtcttgaactgccgacctcaggtgatccgcctgactcggcctcccaaagtgctggaattacaggggtgagccaccgcgcccagtctctttttacttttttaactttgttcctagaaaattttaaattatgaggCTCACATATTTCCGTTAGACAGCACTGCTCTGAAACCTTCCCAAGAATCAAAAGTTAGAAGACTCGAGTGATACAATTTGTACACGAGGACAGCAAAGTTTCTAAGAACACTAGCAACAGCCATGTTTTATTCTAAGGTTGGTTATTTGCTTGCTCCCACTAGAGCTTTTCAATGGTTTGTGAAATCACCCACAGTGCCTCTGTAGGAAGTTCTATATTCTCTATTTTAGCCAGAATGTTGGCAAGTTCCATGAGAACAGGGACCTGGTTGTGTTCACAGTTGCACTCCAAACACCCCAAATTATGTCTGCCATCACTGTCTGGTAgctggtgctcagtaaatatttgttgatggcATTAATGAATGAATACCACATCACATCCTTATAGAAAGTTTCCACATCATTTAGATCATATTTATTGAAATTCTGTGCAGTTTTCTCCCAGGACAGGAAACGAGAATTCTGAGAATAGAACCCGAAGAACTATTGAAAGGGTCAGTGGACAAAGAGGAAACTTTGCTGTTAGGAAATACCAAATAGCTTGTAGCAGGGATCTTTCACCTAATCTCTATCGACGGTTTGTGTCAACAGAAAAGTGGCTAGAGAAATCaagatgtttctttattttttaagttccattttaaaatatagcccTTGGATGTGTTTCATATTTTGGCCATGTAGCAGAGCTATATAACTCACCTCTATGTCTCAGAAAGATGCCAAATGAAGCAACTGGTGGCCCAGCCCTAGCTGTAACACAGACTGTAAGTGGGGCTCGTGGCCACTTttgtctcctttctcagcctGTGCTTCTCTCATTGCACTTCTCACTAACTGTTGAGCCAAGCTATGATGTTTTCTGGCGGCTTGTCTTATCCCTACTACAGAGTAAGGGGCAGGTGGGGGATTCCAGAGTTTTCATGTGGGAGGCGCTTGGCAGCAACTTTCATGTTAAAAGCTAGACCTGAAAGCTCCAATCTTGAAGTGACACATGCCAAGCATGCTTTTTACTTAGGTTAGatgtaaatcatttatttattacttcaccaaatatttattaaacctactatgtgccagaataTGGGGATTTAGCAATAAAAGTGGATATTATTGATATATTGCTGCTTAGCTCCAAATTCACCCTCATTGCCCGCCTAGTGAAACAGAATCTGAgccctttaaatattttccagctGTTACAAAAGCTAGGTCAATAGAAGGTCCTAGAGAGACATTGCAGGAGGAAAGGGTTTGGTTTCCTGGTTCCTGACTCTGGTATGCATACTGGGCAGGTTGCTGCAGCACAGATAGCAAGCAGCAGCACCCAGCAGCCAGCAGCTTCCTCAAGAAGCCCCTTAGGTGGCTTTGGAGCAAGTGCCTGTAATTAGACACCTCCCTCAACAGCTTTCCTTTGAACCCCAGAGAATGGATTTCCAACAAGTTCTGGAATGTGGATTTCTGGCAAGTTCCAGAAGGCAGAATTCTAGCAGGGGTCACCTGCTATTCAGAAAGCTACAACTGTGCCCTCTCC
Proteins encoded:
- the LOC115896221 gene encoding transducin-like enhancer protein 4 isoform X2; its protein translation is MARVPPTGQFRFRAPHQPAQPFKFTISESCDRIKEEFQFLQAQYHSLKLECEKLASEKTEMQRHYVMYYEMSYGLNIEMHKQVSYFFITILNDSNTGIL
- the LOC115896221 gene encoding transducin-like enhancer protein 4 isoform X1 gives rise to the protein MIRDLSKMYPQTRHPAPHQPAQPFKFTISESCDRIKEEFQFLQAQYHSLKLECEKLASEKTEMQRHYVMYYEMSYGLNIEMHKQVSYFFITILNDSNTGIL